A section of the Bacteroidales bacterium genome encodes:
- a CDS encoding T9SS type A sorting domain-containing protein → MRQLFLLTHVSIDAIGYKSGVYIYTTTSGDQFVTRKLIIN, encoded by the coding sequence GTGAGGCAGCTTTTTTTGCTCACACATGTTAGCATTGATGCCATAGGTTATAAGTCAGGCGTATACATCTACACTACAACATCCGGCGACCAGTTTGTAACAAGAAAGCTTATCATAAATTAA
- a CDS encoding T9SS type A sorting domain-containing protein gives MKKVLLLAVSFTAMLAVSAQQFDMKPGIQPEVRTERNFEETLLNRTPVISSVTAPAKPVKSTTDVNIVNIIDIGNSFNAFGLYNGGRTALWADDNLDAITFTHRMTAPPGSGYVGFGYSTDGGMTWDVNNEVYNPTLGGANARYPQGLLYNPAGNTDPSNAVFSYFAATLDGSNTGGASWGGYAAGAFKMDLSADPTQQDWSSQGPYRQNVPSTMHINPVNGDIWVFESSLIDGLGNQYTDTLLITKGTYNATISDYDYAQTLMYAPAFVAGNAPSDEKIAFAPDGMTGYMSLLWDNGDDPFAAGYANYPVLYKTTDGGQTWSDPIAVVMSGPEGLTEIKYYLTDALWNELWVNPELVHRDSVLYTTAFDHDLAVDMYGNPHISVTIGIASVDTPYSIIASGGFGATFHIFSLDQGLTWMAKFVAHNKTFRGAFADISEDNRSQISTTMDGSKIFLSWIDTDFEGVTDNIMPDIWCVGFDVATHAYTDVFNVTFLSEGWLEAFMGTASYYVFTEGNDYIIPLVYQTLVGGSPDSEVTFKYITDFMINESMFIHIGNEELNPVNHSFAVSQNYPNPVSGKTNFIVELDNLVKVTVDIYNIMGQKVQAEDKGQLNPGRHLFQIDMNAFAPGLYFYTVKAGDQIVTRKMIVE, from the coding sequence ATGAAAAAAGTCCTACTCCTTGCAGTTTCGTTTACTGCAATGCTGGCAGTCAGTGCTCAACAGTTCGACATGAAACCAGGCATTCAGCCTGAGGTCAGAACCGAACGCAACTTCGAAGAAACATTATTAAACAGAACTCCTGTAATCAGTTCTGTTACAGCTCCGGCTAAACCGGTAAAATCAACAACTGATGTTAATATCGTTAACATCATTGATATCGGCAACTCATTCAATGCTTTTGGTCTTTACAATGGTGGCCGCACTGCATTATGGGCTGATGACAATCTGGATGCAATTACTTTTACTCATAGGATGACAGCACCTCCGGGTAGTGGTTATGTAGGATTTGGATATTCTACTGATGGTGGTATGACATGGGATGTCAACAACGAGGTTTATAATCCAACTCTTGGCGGAGCCAATGCCCGGTATCCACAGGGTTTACTTTATAACCCGGCAGGCAATACAGATCCTTCCAACGCTGTTTTTTCTTATTTTGCTGCTACGCTTGATGGTAGCAACACAGGCGGTGCATCATGGGGAGGCTATGCTGCAGGCGCTTTCAAAATGGATCTTTCTGCTGACCCAACTCAACAGGATTGGTCAAGCCAGGGCCCTTACAGACAGAATGTTCCTTCTACAATGCATATTAATCCAGTGAATGGTGACATCTGGGTTTTTGAAAGTTCATTAATTGACGGTCTTGGTAATCAATACACTGATACACTGCTTATAACTAAAGGAACATACAATGCAACAATATCTGACTATGACTACGCACAAACATTGATGTATGCACCTGCCTTTGTTGCCGGAAATGCTCCTTCTGATGAAAAAATTGCCTTTGCTCCTGATGGTATGACAGGTTATATGTCGTTGCTTTGGGATAATGGTGATGATCCGTTTGCTGCTGGATATGCAAATTATCCTGTTCTCTACAAAACAACCGATGGCGGACAAACATGGAGCGATCCAATTGCCGTTGTAATGAGCGGCCCTGAAGGTTTAACAGAAATTAAATACTATCTCACAGATGCATTGTGGAATGAACTGTGGGTGAACCCAGAACTTGTTCACCGTGATTCAGTTCTTTACACTACGGCTTTTGACCATGATCTCGCTGTTGACATGTATGGCAACCCTCACATTTCTGTTACCATTGGTATAGCCAGCGTTGACACTCCTTATTCTATCATCGCCAGCGGTGGTTTTGGTGCAACGTTTCATATTTTCTCATTGGATCAGGGCTTAACCTGGATGGCAAAATTTGTTGCTCACAACAAAACATTCCGTGGCGCTTTTGCTGATATCAGCGAGGACAACCGTTCACAAATCTCCACCACCATGGATGGAAGCAAAATATTCCTTTCATGGATTGATACTGATTTTGAAGGTGTAACGGATAATATTATGCCAGACATCTGGTGCGTTGGATTTGATGTGGCAACCCATGCTTATACCGATGTTTTCAATGTAACCTTCCTTTCTGAGGGCTGGCTCGAGGCATTTATGGGAACTGCTTCTTATTATGTATTCACAGAAGGTAATGATTATATTATTCCTTTGGTTTACCAGACACTCGTTGGTGGTTCACCAGATAGTGAAGTTACTTTCAAATATATTACCGATTTCATGATCAACGAATCAATGTTCATCCATATTGGAAACGAAGAGTTGAATCCTGTAAACCACAGTTTTGCGGTATCTCAGAACTACCCTAACCCAGTTTCCGGTAAAACAAACTTTATTGTTGAACTTGATAATCTTGTTAAGGTAACTGTTGATATTTATAATATCATGGGCCAAAAGGTGCAGGCTGAAGATAAAGGTCAGCTTAACCCCGGTCGTCATCTTTTCCAGATTGACATGAACGCCTTTGCTCCAGGCTTGTATTTCTATACAGTTAAAGCAGGTGATCAGATTGTGACTCGTAAAATGATTGTAGAGTAA
- a CDS encoding T9SS type A sorting domain-containing protein: protein MKKSLIILASLLAMHLHLHAQDIVNVIELSQGPGAYAVSNNITRLWADDNLSTVAFLHPVYPALGTTQLAYDLSINGGETWTLNIPVYDPGQGGLPAHYAQGGIYNPAGNTNPELAYYTWFALSQDGQYLSGIHKLDQSSDPIFNIWDGVACSGPLSFTINPLSGDVFTVAPVVTISGYDDSLAVSRGVFNEATGNYDFSQVLLPLPAQAEGIPMPLDVKISFGPDGLTGYISILFDNLSDPFAAGGGIYPILMKTTDGGLSWGDPMAVILGGPDGLPGIKNYLMDEQWHILWPPPQQMPRDSVVFQTAYEHGLGVDMFGNPHIGVTIGVSGIHFDNPYEVIADYGFGATFHIYSQDQGSSWIARHVTNNKTFRGCNETLCWDNLTQVSMNMGGSVMALSWIDTDFVDVAENTLPDLWCQGFHVQSQNYSEVHNVTFLSDIWLEAFMATASPNLLTGNLKLIVPFATQGISKEGIFYPVTHRYISDYTLDIWVGIQDPSVFSPALSVLQNFPNPVSSVTSITIHTALVSNLSIHVHNLHGQQIKLINLGIKEPGSQIIQLDMSGFAPGFYFYTVKANEQTVTRKMILK, encoded by the coding sequence ATGAAAAAGTCACTTATTATTTTAGCTTCGCTGCTGGCAATGCATCTTCACTTGCATGCCCAGGACATTGTCAATGTTATAGAACTGAGCCAGGGCCCGGGTGCCTACGCCGTAAGCAACAACATCACACGCCTTTGGGCAGATGACAACCTGAGCACTGTTGCATTCCTGCACCCTGTATATCCCGCGCTGGGCACAACCCAGCTTGCATACGATCTTTCTATCAACGGTGGAGAGACCTGGACACTGAACATTCCGGTGTATGATCCCGGTCAGGGTGGATTGCCAGCTCATTATGCCCAGGGCGGCATTTATAATCCGGCAGGCAATACAAACCCGGAGTTGGCATATTATACCTGGTTCGCACTTTCGCAGGACGGACAATACCTTTCGGGGATACATAAGCTGGATCAAAGCAGCGACCCAATATTTAACATCTGGGATGGCGTTGCCTGCTCAGGGCCGCTGTCTTTTACAATCAACCCGCTAAGCGGGGACGTTTTTACGGTAGCGCCTGTTGTTACAATTAGCGGTTATGACGATAGCCTTGCTGTAAGCAGGGGCGTTTTCAATGAAGCAACAGGAAATTACGATTTTAGCCAGGTGTTGTTACCCCTGCCCGCCCAGGCTGAAGGAATACCGATGCCATTGGATGTGAAAATCTCATTTGGCCCTGATGGGCTTACAGGCTATATTTCCATACTTTTCGATAATCTTTCAGATCCCTTTGCAGCCGGAGGAGGAATTTACCCCATATTGATGAAAACCACCGATGGTGGGCTCTCATGGGGCGATCCTATGGCAGTGATCCTCGGCGGGCCCGATGGATTGCCTGGAATTAAAAATTACCTTATGGATGAGCAATGGCATATATTGTGGCCTCCACCCCAGCAAATGCCCCGCGATTCAGTAGTTTTTCAAACTGCCTACGAACATGGACTGGGTGTAGATATGTTTGGCAATCCACATATTGGTGTAACCATCGGTGTGAGTGGCATACATTTCGACAATCCCTATGAAGTTATTGCCGATTACGGGTTTGGGGCTACGTTTCATATTTATTCCCAGGATCAGGGAAGTTCCTGGATCGCAAGGCATGTTACCAACAATAAAACCTTCAGAGGATGCAATGAAACACTTTGCTGGGACAACCTGACCCAAGTTTCAATGAATATGGGTGGTAGTGTTATGGCTTTGTCATGGATTGATACCGATTTTGTAGATGTTGCTGAAAATACATTGCCGGATTTATGGTGCCAGGGTTTCCATGTTCAATCCCAAAATTATAGCGAAGTACATAATGTCACATTCCTCTCAGATATCTGGCTTGAAGCATTCATGGCAACCGCATCGCCTAATTTACTCACAGGCAATCTTAAACTGATCGTGCCTTTTGCTACCCAAGGCATTTCAAAGGAGGGTATCTTTTATCCGGTAACCCATAGGTACATCAGTGATTATACACTGGACATCTGGGTGGGAATACAAGATCCATCGGTCTTTAGTCCGGCGCTGAGTGTACTCCAAAACTTTCCCAACCCGGTATCTTCCGTTACATCCATTACCATCCACACTGCCCTGGTAAGCAATCTAAGCATTCATGTTCACAATCTGCATGGGCAACAAATCAAGCTTATTAACCTGGGAATAAAAGAACCAGGTTCGCAGATTATTCAGCTTGATATGAGCGGATTTGCACCCGGGTTTTATTTCTACACCGTTAAGGCCAATGAACAAACGGTGACAAGAAAGATGATTTTGAAATAA
- a CDS encoding T9SS type A sorting domain-containing protein, whose protein sequence is MSGVHFEQPYAINAGNGYGATFHVFSLDQGSTWIGRYITHNKTFRGCHDDLCMDNRSQVSTTADGSVLVFSWSDSDFEGVYENILPDIWCQGYDVETQLFTDVFNVTFLSDIWLETHMAVSSPILFVRENGFLIPFALQSIPGGDPVLPVQYRYVSDYSINYVDYILLNVLDNAVNHPYLSVSSIFPNPAREITIIAIELQQTMEVKIEISNLHGQMLYSEAIGVLGSGQHVIQTDVSMFTPGIYFYTISAGDQVQTRKLVVQ, encoded by the coding sequence GTGAGCGGCGTACACTTTGAGCAGCCTTATGCCATTAATGCCGGCAATGGTTATGGCGCAACGTTTCATGTCTTCTCCCTCGACCAGGGAAGTACATGGATTGGAAGGTACATAACGCATAACAAAACTTTTCGGGGGTGTCATGATGATTTATGCATGGATAACCGGTCACAGGTTTCAACAACCGCAGATGGCAGTGTTCTGGTGTTTTCCTGGTCCGATTCGGATTTTGAAGGAGTGTATGAAAATATATTGCCTGATATCTGGTGTCAGGGATATGATGTGGAAACACAATTGTTTACTGATGTTTTCAATGTCACTTTTCTTTCGGATATTTGGCTTGAAACGCATATGGCTGTATCCTCGCCCATTTTATTTGTTCGGGAAAATGGGTTTCTGATTCCTTTTGCCCTACAATCCATACCTGGAGGTGATCCGGTTTTGCCAGTGCAGTACAGATATGTATCTGATTACTCAATTAATTATGTCGATTATATCCTGCTAAATGTATTGGATAATGCTGTGAACCATCCATATTTGAGTGTTTCTTCCATTTTTCCGAACCCGGCCAGAGAGATCACGATTATTGCCATTGAGTTGCAACAGACTATGGAAGTGAAAATTGAAATATCCAATCTTCACGGGCAAATGCTTTACTCAGAAGCCATAGGTGTTTTGGGTTCAGGGCAACATGTAATTCAAACGGATGTGAGCATGTTTACTCCGGGAATATATTTTTATACGATCAGCGCCGGCGACCAGGTTCAAACCCGGAAGTTGGTGGTGCAGTAG
- a CDS encoding S8 family serine peptidase — protein sequence MKTKTITPFLLISLFFTVFAPLAKSQTQSAGNFSLMFRTGDYHTTENIQEFIGDFNTKEHTDVLYRIIQFNEIPNRLTRDLLASEGIILYDYIPNMSYYAAINPGANPAVLQQYKARAVLEIQPAYKLDLTLFTQDYPEYALREGNRIELFVHHFLTVEQSQLTSQFAARNIHLVENGFTSGYMLVSAPIEEISWLAAQDYIQFIEPIYPPSEPENGTATTLHRSTSINSAHSLGRKYNGSGVNVMLQDDGIVGPHIDYQGRIGQQYVSYNSGDHGDHIAGTIMGSGNLDPKAQGMAPASTLYVYGASGYQGFNLLANHYSLPGIRITSTSYSNGCNAGYTSLARTMDQQSRLMPALMHVFSAGNDGTSNCGYGAGSGWGNITGGHKAGKNVFAVGNVNLTDGLSNSSSRGPAHDGRIKPEIVAKGSSVNSTTNPNLYTLKSGTSMACPGISGVLAQLYQAHRLNNEGADPNGGLMKAILMNTADDLGNAGPDFRFGFGRVNALRAAKTIEEYRYDSTQIEQGEVITHLLEVPEDLHELRIMLYWTDYEASIGASKALVNNLNLVVTDPEEEAFLPWILDHTPNPVNLNTPAVRGVDSINNVEQVTIKNPLSGTYEISITGHLIPQGPQPYFFTWEFITPGLMITYPFGGESFAPGETEMIRWDASDSDEPFTLEYSLDNGATWTLIAENISSVQRYYNWIVPVAATHEAIVRISRGDQSATGDFPFNIIGVPANLNIDWSCQTSFRLTWEPVYGASQYIVRILGEKYMDSIAVTPLTSYIFSDVTTAETWVSVQAISDDGIVGRRANSLRKTAGMFNCQQADLTMEDITSTAWRVYHTCSDLTEFPVAVSIRNIAADSIDNFTAGFNVNGSEDISEFQGIILPPDSSAMVQFTTLIDLSEPGEHILKVWVNHPDDTNNNNDTITQVIRVLDGDAIVPYPYYSQDFEDFERCMTWPTCEQYSCPIGDEWVNLINNSEDQIDWRTHGGNTPSVGTGPSVDHTTGTAEGNYLYLEASVLCFNREGLLLSPCFDFTAADAAALSFWYHMWGVNTGRLHVDAFMNNMIYLDIIPPLISDQGNDWQQAIIPLNEFLGNKVNFRFRGVTGPDQLSDIAIDDIEISMLTGMPGMNVLSMNMNIFPNPNTGVFTLAINDPNPGQLAVTITDLMGKTVYETMLQTNGLPLTRQIDLSNLPSGVYFLVAGNSAGQTQRKLIKQ from the coding sequence ATGAAAACCAAAACCATTACACCTTTCCTTCTGATAAGCCTGTTTTTCACTGTTTTTGCTCCGCTCGCGAAATCGCAAACACAAAGCGCAGGTAATTTTTCACTGATGTTCCGTACGGGAGATTATCATACGACGGAAAACATCCAGGAGTTCATTGGCGACTTCAACACAAAGGAACATACCGATGTGTTGTACCGGATTATACAATTCAATGAAATCCCGAACCGCTTAACCCGCGATTTACTCGCCAGTGAAGGAATTATTTTATACGATTATATCCCTAACATGTCGTATTACGCGGCTATCAATCCCGGTGCGAACCCGGCAGTATTGCAACAATATAAGGCCCGGGCGGTGCTTGAAATTCAACCTGCTTACAAACTCGACTTAACGCTTTTCACTCAGGATTATCCTGAGTATGCTTTAAGAGAAGGTAACCGCATAGAATTATTCGTGCATCACTTTCTTACTGTTGAACAATCGCAACTGACCAGCCAGTTCGCAGCCAGGAACATTCATCTGGTTGAAAATGGTTTCACGTCAGGATATATGCTTGTTTCAGCGCCAATTGAAGAGATCAGCTGGTTGGCTGCTCAGGATTATATTCAGTTTATTGAACCAATATATCCGCCTTCAGAACCCGAAAATGGCACTGCCACCACCCTGCACAGGTCAACAAGCATTAACAGTGCCCATTCTCTTGGCCGAAAGTATAATGGCAGTGGTGTTAATGTCATGTTGCAGGACGACGGAATTGTCGGCCCACACATTGACTATCAAGGAAGAATTGGTCAGCAATACGTTTCCTACAATTCAGGTGATCATGGCGATCATATTGCCGGAACCATCATGGGATCTGGCAATCTTGATCCAAAAGCACAGGGAATGGCGCCGGCATCAACGCTGTACGTTTATGGCGCTTCCGGTTATCAGGGCTTTAATCTGCTTGCGAACCACTATAGTTTGCCAGGAATCCGGATTACATCAACTTCTTACAGCAATGGCTGCAATGCAGGTTATACATCGCTGGCCCGGACGATGGATCAGCAGTCGAGGTTAATGCCAGCCCTGATGCATGTTTTCTCAGCCGGTAACGATGGAACAAGCAACTGTGGCTACGGAGCAGGTTCGGGCTGGGGAAATATTACCGGCGGGCATAAAGCCGGGAAAAATGTATTCGCTGTAGGCAATGTAAACCTTACTGATGGCTTATCAAACTCCAGCAGTCGGGGCCCCGCACACGATGGACGTATAAAGCCTGAGATTGTAGCAAAAGGTTCATCAGTAAACTCCACTACAAATCCAAACCTGTACACATTGAAGTCTGGAACTTCTATGGCTTGCCCCGGAATTTCAGGAGTATTGGCGCAGTTATACCAGGCACATCGCCTGAATAATGAAGGCGCTGATCCCAATGGTGGTCTCATGAAAGCCATTTTAATGAACACAGCCGACGATCTCGGCAATGCAGGCCCTGATTTCCGTTTCGGATTTGGCCGTGTCAATGCGCTCAGGGCGGCCAAAACAATTGAAGAGTATCGTTACGATTCAACCCAAATAGAACAAGGCGAAGTGATAACGCATTTGCTTGAGGTTCCTGAAGATCTTCATGAACTCAGGATTATGCTCTATTGGACTGACTACGAAGCCAGCATCGGTGCAAGCAAGGCCCTGGTAAACAATCTTAATCTCGTCGTCACCGATCCTGAAGAAGAAGCTTTTCTTCCCTGGATACTGGATCACACACCCAACCCGGTAAATCTCAATACACCTGCGGTTCGCGGTGTGGATAGCATCAACAATGTAGAACAGGTAACCATCAAAAACCCACTTTCCGGCACGTATGAGATCAGCATCACAGGTCATTTGATCCCGCAAGGTCCCCAGCCCTATTTTTTCACCTGGGAATTTATCACGCCGGGGTTAATGATAACCTACCCATTTGGTGGCGAGTCGTTTGCGCCGGGCGAAACTGAAATGATCAGGTGGGATGCATCAGACAGTGATGAACCATTCACACTTGAATATTCGCTGGATAATGGAGCGACCTGGACGCTGATTGCCGAAAACATCAGTTCCGTTCAAAGATATTATAATTGGATTGTTCCGGTGGCCGCTACCCACGAAGCAATCGTAAGAATCTCCCGTGGTGACCAAAGCGCAACCGGTGATTTTCCGTTCAATATCATTGGTGTTCCTGCGAACCTAAACATTGACTGGTCTTGCCAGACTTCTTTCAGGTTAACCTGGGAACCTGTTTACGGGGCTAGCCAATACATAGTTAGAATTCTGGGCGAGAAGTATATGGACTCAATTGCGGTTACTCCCCTCACTTCCTATATTTTCAGCGATGTCACAACAGCAGAAACATGGGTTTCAGTGCAGGCTATCAGCGATGATGGCATAGTTGGCCGCAGGGCTAACTCATTGCGAAAAACTGCAGGAATGTTCAACTGCCAGCAGGCTGATCTCACGATGGAAGACATAACATCCACAGCATGGCGTGTTTATCACACCTGTAGCGATCTGACTGAATTCCCCGTAGCTGTGTCAATCAGGAATATTGCTGCAGATTCAATTGATAATTTTACTGCAGGCTTCAATGTTAACGGAAGTGAAGATATTAGTGAATTTCAGGGTATTATATTGCCGCCCGATAGCAGCGCTATGGTTCAGTTTACAACCCTCATTGATCTTTCTGAACCGGGGGAACACATCCTGAAAGTATGGGTTAACCATCCGGATGACACAAACAACAACAATGACACGATCACGCAGGTCATTCGCGTTTTAGATGGCGATGCCATTGTTCCATACCCTTATTACAGTCAGGATTTTGAAGATTTTGAACGTTGTATGACATGGCCCACCTGTGAGCAGTATTCCTGCCCTATCGGAGATGAATGGGTGAACCTCATCAACAACTCTGAAGACCAGATTGACTGGCGCACACATGGTGGCAATACCCCTTCGGTAGGTACGGGCCCTTCAGTGGATCATACCACCGGCACTGCTGAAGGCAACTATCTTTATCTTGAAGCCTCCGTTTTGTGCTTCAACCGCGAAGGCCTCCTGCTCTCGCCATGCTTCGACTTTACCGCAGCCGATGCTGCAGCCCTTAGTTTCTGGTATCACATGTGGGGGGTTAATACTGGCCGTTTGCATGTAGATGCTTTTATGAACAACATGATTTACCTGGATATCATCCCGCCACTCATCAGCGATCAGGGCAACGACTGGCAGCAAGCCATTATCCCACTAAATGAGTTCTTAGGCAATAAAGTGAATTTCAGGTTCAGAGGTGTAACCGGTCCTGACCAGTTAAGCGATATAGCCATTGATGATATTGAAATATCAATGCTAACCGGAATGCCGGGGATGAATGTGCTATCAATGAACATGAATATCTTTCCGAACCCAAATACAGGGGTGTTTACACTAGCAATCAACGACCCTAACCCTGGACAGCTGGCGGTGACTATTACTGATCTGATGGGCAAAACAGTTTACGAAACCATGCTGCAAACTAATGGTCTTCCTCTAACCAGGCAGATTGACCTAAGCAATTTGCCTTCAGGAGTATATTTTCTAGTTGCCGGGAATAGTGCTGGACAGACACAGCGCAAGCTGATCAAGCAATAG
- a CDS encoding type II toxin-antitoxin system HicB family antitoxin, with the protein MKIKYSFWQEGDFWLGHIEEYPDYMTQGETLEELKENLKDIYRDLKSDKIPTVRKTGELEIA; encoded by the coding sequence ATGAAAATCAAGTATAGTTTTTGGCAGGAAGGCGATTTCTGGCTGGGACATATTGAAGAATATCCTGATTATATGACTCAGGGTGAAACACTTGAAGAGTTGAAAGAAAATCTGAAGGATATTTACCGCGACCTCAAAAGTGATAAAATTCCTACCGTAAGAAAAACCGGAGAACTTGAAATCGCATGA
- a CDS encoding type II toxin-antitoxin system HicA family toxin: MKPRDLIKEPESSGCILIRHGGKHDWYQNPSTKKSQPVPRHREINETLARHIIKFLLD, encoded by the coding sequence ATGAAACCCAGGGATTTGATTAAGGAACCTGAATCCTCCGGCTGTATTCTGATCAGACATGGGGGCAAACATGATTGGTATCAAAATCCTTCCACAAAAAAATCTCAGCCTGTTCCACGTCACAGAGAAATCAACGAAACACTGGCCAGGCACATTATTAAATTCCTCTTGGATTAA